aaacattcacccggaggaaacccatgcagacacaaggagaacacaccacactcctcactgacagtcacccggaggaaacccacacggacggcgccaatattaataataataataataataataataataatcttagctgcacagtactgtatatccAAGTGAAAAGATTGTACCTTGGCCTTGGTGCGTTTGCTGGCGGTGCCACTGCTGGCCTTGGAGGCTCGGTACGACTCGTACACCTTTCGGCTTATGAATGTGTAGCAGATGGCCATGAGACCCAACGTGCCCCAGAACACCACCTGACATAGGTAGTTAAAACCCTCGTGCCAGCCCAGGCCTAAGACGCTCTTCATACTTTTGCACTTCAGCCACCCGTTGCTGGACGCCTTGGGCGGCTGGTCGGTCAGGATCACGTTGGGCAGGGCCAGGGACAGCATGACGACCCAAAGGACGACGCTCACCGCTTGACCCACCCTCACACGCTGCAGGAAGCACTTGGAGAATGGCCGCACGATCTTCAGGTAGCGGTCCAGGCTGATCAGGCCCAGCAGCAGGATGCTGATGTACATTGTGGTGTAGAAGAGGACGCCAGAGTAGCGGCAGTAGAAAGCACggacaggaatcgaacccacaccaGCATCAGACAGAACCTTCACGGAGAAACAAATGTAGCCTGATTGAGATTAAATCACAAGTGGAGCAGGAGATATAACAATAACTGATCATCAGAATGGTCCATTAAACCTTAATAATAATTCttcttattataataataataataataataataataataataatttgtattcATATATCACTTTTCAGGAACCCAAGAATGCTTACAATTTGTAATACACAATAGGAAGACAGATAACAAGAACACCATGATACATACACGTAGACAGAACTAGATACTGTACAGATCAGGCTTGAGGCAGATTATATTCAAGTGTGAAATGATATCATTTAAGATTAGATTTGAATGTGGAGAGAGAATTAAATTGTTTAACCAAAGGAAGAGGAGAATTCCAGAGTCTAGGTGCAAATCTAGAAAAAGCTTGGACACCAAAGCCTTGCAGGTTGAATGGAGGAACCCCTCAGTGAGGGTTTATAGGGAAGAAGAAGATCAGACGGCTATGAAGGAGTGAGATTGTTAAGAGCTTTGTAGGGCAGTAGAAGAATTTTGAATTGAATACGATATTTGAGCGGAGGCCAGTGGAGATGTTGGAGAACAGGTGTAATATGGTGATGCATGCGAGTGTGGGTGAGGAGACGTGCAGCAGGATTCTGGACCAGCTGGAGTTTGTgaatggaggaggagaagatgCCAGCAAGGAGAGCGTTACAGTAATCCAGACGATTGGAAATGAAAGCATGGATAACAGTTTCGGCTGCAGATTGAGAGAGGGATGATCTGATTTTGGCAATTGTTACGCAAGTAGAAGAATGATGTTTTGGTGAGGACGCTGAATGAAAGAGTGGAGTCGAGGATTTCACCCAGATTACGAACAAGAAAGGTCAAAGAGATATCTACATCATCAATGTCGAGAGTAAGAGGGGGGGACTTTTATTGTGAGTTGATTTGGTGCCAACAAGGAGGAGCTCAGTTTTCTTAGAAGCAGCacttaataaataatatgtgCCTTTACTTTAGCACTGTTCTTACAGAGGCTCCTCTCTGAAGAGCCTGGACTTGGACTCTTCCACCTGGGGATAGTCCATCCCTGCTCTGGCTCCTCCCTGGCTCCCTTGCTCCACCCACTCTTAAACTCACTTACCTACAGTTACTCACTCATGGGGATTTTCAACCGCATGGAACCTACTCTCTTCTACTAAACTCTGCTCAAATGTTTACTTTTCCTTTAGGCAAATTTGGTTCTGGTACCTGGAACCAGGTTCTTTTTTAGTTCCTGCTCTCTCCTGGTTCCAAACAAACCTGGTTTCACGTAAATATTTCAGAGCACTGATTAGCCAGAGAGACTCCATGAcaaagctacagcagagatcacatttgtgaTGCCAACTTGTAAATTACACCATGGCCTTTTGAAGAGCTTCAAAGGTTCCTTGGATTCTAGTGAgagctggacactgcatcaaaaaactctgctctgtttgaactgatgacggagctgtgttcagtcttaaacaacaagaacaacatgcaaatacacgATGGGTAAACAGCGTTGAATGTTACTGCCAGTGTGGTGGTTTCTGAAGCCCTGGACCTGGTAGAGATGGTGTTTTGCAACTTCACTATCTACATTTAATGGGGGAACTGTTATAGTTGAGAAACAACCAGGCATTGGGGACCAAAAAGTGAGCACCGCAGAGTCAAGAGtcaagtaggtaccatgcagtgagAAATGGCCAATAGGTATGGACCCACGTTTTTGTAAATTGAGGAAGTCTGTGCCCTTATTCATCTCACTGTCTCCTTGTTGAGGACCCTTGGTTCTTTTTAGACTTAGGTGTACCTGCCTGCTTGTGTCTTGACCTGCTTCCCATTTTCACAATGAGTGATTGCAAGTCCCAGATGACTGCATATGCCTCCTTCACTACAACAGGCCACACATTTGGAAAATGTGCTTGAAAATGTGTTCCTtgttggagctgtgttcaaTTTAATATTGAATCAGTATAAATGGGGTTTGTCAAACTATGGCATATTCACAGTAGTCAGGGATGTATTGAGAACCTTCAGAAGATCTTGACTGGGGAACCTTATCTTCACTGTGCCCTTCCCCGATGGACTCAACTGGGGTCTATATTTACTACACAATACTGTACAATACTGACATAATCAGCAAAATGGCTGTCCACCGGCGCCTTAGAAAACCACTGTTATGTTGTTGGAGTGTCTTAATTGTGGAACCAATCAGCAAATCCCTATATAATTAAGCCCACCCCTGAATTAATTCATCAAAACATGACTGTTTCTTAACTTCCAGCACCTTCACTGGCAGAGTTATGGTCATCAGTAGGTCAGCCACCACCACATTCTTCAGGTACACCACGAAGGTGGAACTGCTGCGGATCTGGAAGAAGATCCATGCGGCCAGGCAGTTGAGCACGATGGCGATCAGAAAGAGGGCAGTGTAGAGGCAAGGGAAGAGGACAGATGTGACCCTGATGTCTAACTCACAATAAGAAGAGGAGTTCTGCTTACTCGCATTCATTCTCGATGCTGGGTTCAGCTGAGGAACATAAAAAACAGCTGTGAAACATCCTCATTTATCTATTTATGTGGCTGGGTCACAGTTTACTGTAGGCGTTACTGTGTTTGACTACAGAAGCCCTTTATGACTATTGATATAAGCCTGAATTACCATCTGCAAAAATGTATTCAGCAAGCATCAGTGGTCACACACTCTGAggtgaaaattcattcattcattcattatctgtaacccttatccagttcagggtcgcggtgggttcagagcctacctgtaatcattgggcgcaagacgggaacacaccctggagggggcgccagtcctttacagggcaacacacactcacacattcactcacacactcacacctacggacactttgagtcaccaatccacctaccaacgtgtgtttttggaccgtgggaggaaaccggagcacatggaggaaacccacgcagacacagggagaacacacaacactcctcacagacagtcacctggaggaaacccacgcagacacagggagaacacaccacactcctcacagacagtcacccggaggaaacccacgcagacacagggagaacacacaacactcctcacagacagtcacctggaggaaacccacgcagacacagggagaacacaccacactcctcacagacagtcacccggaggaaacccacgcagacacagagagaacacaccacactcctcacagacagtcacccggaggaaacccatgcagacacagggagaacacaccacactcctcacagacagtcacccggaggaaacccacgcagacacagggagaacacacaacactcctcacagacagtcacctggaggaaacccacgcagacacagggagaacacaccacactcctcacagacagtcacccggaggaaacccacgcagacacagggagaacacaccacactcctcatagagagtcacccagaggaaacccacgcaaacacagggagaacacaccacactcctcacagacagtcacccggaggaaacccacgcagacacagggagaacacacaacactcctcacagacagtcacccggaggaaacccacgcagacacagggagaacacaccacactcctcacagacagtcacccggaggaaacccacgcagacacaggggagaacacaccacactcctcacagacagtcacccggaggaaaccc
This window of the Hoplias malabaricus isolate fHopMal1 chromosome Y, fHopMal1.hap1, whole genome shotgun sequence genome carries:
- the LOC136678893 gene encoding P2Y purinoceptor 13-like; the protein is MNASKQNSSSYCELDIRVTSVLFPCLYTALFLIAIVLNCLAAWIFFQIRSSSTFVVYLKNVVVADLLMTITLPVKVLSDAGVGSIPVRAFYCRYSGVLFYTTMYISILLLGLISLDRYLKIVRPFSKCFLQRVRVGQAVSVVLWVVMLSLALPNVILTDQPPKASSNGWLKCKSMKSVLGLGWHEGFNYLCQVVFWGTLGLMAICYTFISRKVYESYRASKASSGTASKRTKAKVFVVVGVFFICFAPFHLARVPYTLTQTRNMSVCWAKNQLYYAKESTLWLSATNICLDPLIYIFLCRVFRRKLTAALCRRPMANVGLESPTETSTKQEMSHMGNFKKSHELNTH